Proteins from a genomic interval of Dehalococcoidales bacterium:
- a CDS encoding HAD-IA family hydrolase — translation MKIIKAIFFDWMDTVGHPEIERHDFVTQIFSKFGIEVSPEKLIRPIYIAETERPGGTPYRWDESKDPEYFLQYVELILSRIGVTLPRDTVFQIMTMMSRDAKKLGFSLYDDVLPTMKTLKNNGFILGLITSMKKEINLIAGQLGLEPYLDFTITSSDIRVPKPKPPVFLAALERASVRAAEAIYVGDQYSTDVVGAKGVGISPMLLDRYDLFPEITDCPRIRTLTELPSIIW, via the coding sequence TTGAAGATTATAAAGGCAATATTTTTTGATTGGATGGATACCGTAGGACATCCTGAAATAGAAAGACATGACTTTGTTACCCAGATCTTTTCTAAATTTGGTATAGAGGTATCCCCCGAGAAGCTAATACGTCCTATTTATATTGCTGAGACTGAGCGACCCGGCGGTACTCCATATCGTTGGGATGAATCGAAAGATCCAGAATATTTTCTTCAGTATGTAGAACTAATATTGTCTCGTATCGGTGTAACTTTGCCTAGAGACACAGTCTTTCAGATTATGACGATGATGAGCCGTGATGCCAAAAAGCTAGGTTTCAGCCTTTATGATGACGTACTCCCAACCATGAAGACCTTGAAGAATAACGGCTTTATTCTCGGATTAATTACCAGTATGAAGAAAGAAATAAACCTTATCGCCGGCCAGCTCGGCTTAGAGCCCTATCTTGATTTCACTATTACTTCCAGTGACATCAGAGTTCCCAAACCGAAACCACCAGTCTTTTTAGCGGCGTTGGAACGTGCCAGTGTTAGAGCTGCAGAAGCTATATATGTGGGTGATCAGTACAGTACGGATGTTGTTGGTGCTAAGGGGGTGGGTATTAGCCCTATGCTTCTTGATCGTTACGATTTATTTCCTGAGATAACCGATTGCCCCCGAATACGTACTCTGACTGAGCTCCCAAGTATTATTTGGTAA
- a CDS encoding DegV family protein: MKKVAIMTDTVSQMPQEIANSYDIKLMPLNVIIEGKTYLDTEVNLAWFYQQMPKWKEAKKIPKTSSISVGVSQEAFRELNQKVEAILYITHSVKLGMSPNAAMQAKKITEDELPQTVIEVIDSGSACGAEMLVALEAARAAAAGKSLPEVVEVANNIVRKVKYILLSDDLYYLVKGGRTHKARPWAGSKITSTALLELDTSTGGEHIPLARCRTKGQTLEALFDVVKQRSGGKGLHVAINHADALAEAEELKQKTLSQFQCVELYISPILPVVSTNVMGVVPLAGGVKTEIRRYSVESVIPLRVERGVH, encoded by the coding sequence GTGAAAAAAGTAGCTATTATGACTGATACCGTCAGCCAAATGCCTCAGGAAATCGCCAATAGCTACGATATTAAACTAATGCCTTTGAACGTTATTATAGAAGGCAAGACGTATCTTGATACTGAGGTAAATCTAGCCTGGTTTTATCAACAAATGCCTAAGTGGAAGGAGGCAAAAAAGATACCTAAGACTTCATCTATCTCTGTAGGGGTTTCCCAAGAAGCATTCCGTGAACTAAACCAGAAGGTAGAGGCTATTTTATACATAACTCACAGCGTAAAGCTTGGCATGTCACCAAATGCGGCGATGCAAGCTAAAAAGATAACTGAGGATGAGCTGCCCCAGACTGTTATTGAGGTGATTGATTCTGGCAGCGCTTGTGGAGCTGAGATGCTCGTTGCTTTGGAAGCTGCCAGAGCGGCTGCCGCCGGCAAGAGTCTCCCCGAGGTAGTTGAAGTGGCTAACAATATAGTAAGAAAGGTTAAATATATTCTCCTATCTGATGACCTTTACTACTTAGTCAAGGGAGGCAGGACACATAAAGCCCGTCCCTGGGCAGGTTCTAAAATTACTAGCACGGCTCTTTTGGAATTGGATACTTCTACCGGCGGAGAGCACATACCTCTAGCCAGGTGTAGGACTAAAGGCCAGACACTTGAAGCACTGTTTGATGTAGTGAAGCAGAGGAGTGGAGGTAAGGGACTACATGTTGCCATAAACCATGCTGATGCCTTAGCTGAAGCCGAAGAACTTAAACAAAAGACATTATCACAGTTCCAGTGTGTTGAGCTTTATATTAGCCCAATCTTGCCTGTAGTGAGCACTAATGTTATGGGGGTCGTACCTTTAGCTGGTGGAGTGAAGACTGAGATACGAAGGTATTCGGTTGAGTCTGTTATTCCCTTGCGGGTGGAGCGAGGAGTACATTGA
- a CDS encoding rhomboid family intramembrane serine protease translates to MTVVRPDIGSYLAMAKPIDNSSYWTIVSAMFVHAGFSHIFFNMLNLYFLGKLCLQLMDTKWFLLVYILGGIVGNLMFLLIGPMYTVVVGASGAVFALGGVLAMMRPKVRVALYFFIPMPLWVAIAIAFVITAFVTGIAWQAHLGGLIVGLIVGFVLKRKEQRMWRTGYYQ, encoded by the coding sequence ATGACTGTGGTCAGACCAGACATTGGTAGTTACCTGGCCATGGCCAAACCCATCGATAACTCCAGTTACTGGACTATTGTTAGCGCTATGTTTGTTCATGCCGGATTCTCACACATCTTTTTCAACATGCTCAACCTCTATTTTTTGGGAAAGTTATGTCTCCAGCTTATGGATACCAAATGGTTCTTGCTGGTATACATCCTCGGCGGGATTGTTGGCAATCTCATGTTCTTATTGATAGGGCCAATGTACACAGTGGTAGTGGGCGCATCGGGGGCTGTGTTCGCCCTTGGGGGTGTCCTTGCGATGATGCGTCCCAAGGTAAGAGTGGCACTCTATTTTTTCATACCGATGCCACTGTGGGTAGCAATCGCAATCGCTTTTGTTATTACGGCATTCGTTACGGGAATAGCCTGGCAAGCCCATCTTGGCGGACTCATTGTAGGGCTTATTGTTGGCTTCGTTCTTAAAAGAAAGGAGCAGCGAATGTGGAGAACTGGCTATTATCAGTAA